The following proteins come from a genomic window of Halomarina ordinaria:
- a CDS encoding ArsA family ATPase, translating into MTANANPSATPDASASDADEFEVPVEAVDSIDVGPEGVDAPQYVLYGGKGGVGKTTMAAATALASASDGTPTLVVSTDPAHSLSDVLETRVPSEPGRVRDDVPLYAVEIDPEAAESNPFEQGFGGMDDLVGGAEANPMGGGAMPGADETAALQLLLEYLDDERFERVVVDTAPTGHTLRLLSLPEALDSMVGRILAFREQMSGMLGEMPGPFGDPDAGEGLDQLRDLSERIQRLRQALEDPSRTDFRVVMLPERLSVLESERLVSDLDEFGVPAQTVVVNRVTEDLSNVIGEEADVDWFVRPDTENCAFCKRRWQSQQKALHRAQELFRSREVKRVPMFADEVSGEAMLRVVGACLE; encoded by the coding sequence ATGACCGCGAACGCGAACCCGAGCGCGACCCCGGACGCGAGCGCGAGCGACGCAGACGAGTTCGAGGTCCCCGTCGAGGCCGTCGACTCCATCGACGTGGGCCCGGAGGGCGTCGACGCGCCGCAGTACGTCCTCTACGGCGGGAAGGGCGGCGTCGGCAAGACGACGATGGCGGCGGCGACGGCGCTCGCGAGCGCGAGCGACGGGACGCCCACGCTCGTCGTCTCGACGGACCCCGCTCACTCCCTCTCGGACGTCCTGGAGACACGCGTCCCGAGCGAACCCGGCCGGGTCCGGGACGACGTCCCCCTCTACGCCGTCGAAATCGACCCCGAGGCCGCCGAGTCGAACCCCTTCGAGCAGGGCTTCGGCGGCATGGACGACCTCGTCGGCGGCGCGGAGGCGAACCCCATGGGTGGCGGGGCGATGCCCGGCGCCGACGAGACGGCGGCGCTCCAGTTGCTCCTCGAGTATCTCGACGACGAACGCTTCGAGCGCGTCGTCGTCGACACCGCCCCGACGGGCCACACGCTCCGACTCCTCTCGCTGCCGGAGGCGCTCGACTCCATGGTCGGGCGCATCCTCGCCTTCCGCGAGCAGATGAGTGGGATGCTCGGCGAGATGCCCGGCCCCTTCGGAGACCCCGACGCCGGCGAGGGCCTCGACCAGTTGCGCGACCTCTCCGAGCGCATCCAGCGCCTCCGGCAGGCTCTCGAGGACCCCTCACGGACCGATTTCCGGGTCGTGATGCTCCCCGAGCGCCTGAGCGTCCTCGAGTCCGAGCGCCTCGTCTCGGACCTCGACGAGTTCGGCGTGCCCGCGCAGACGGTGGTCGTCAACCGCGTCACGGAGGACCTCTCGAACGTCATCGGCGAGGAGGCCGACGTCGACTGGTTCGTCAGGCCCGACACCGAGAACTGTGCGTTCTGCAAGCGGCGCTGGCAGAGCCAGCAGAAGGCGCTCCACCGGGCGCAGGAACTGTTCCGCTCGCGGGAGGTCAAGCGCGTCCCGATGTTCGCGGACGAGGTGAGCGGCGAGGCGATGTTGCGGGTCGTCGGCGCCTGTCTGGAGTAG
- a CDS encoding glycerate kinase type-2 family protein, whose amino-acid sequence MSDPHTVARDCIEAGIAAADPERAVRQQVALDGETLRVGEATFDLSDYDRVVVAGGGKAAAAVARGLEAVLGDRIDEGLIVTDGDTGAERVEVALGDHPVPSDRGVEATERVIDLVETADERTLVLAPVTGGASALLVAPTVPLADMQTTTRALVESGAPIDAINAVRKRLSRVKGGGLAERAAPASVVALLVSDVVGDDPAVIASGPFCPDLPDLDAGTVLERYGIEVPENVREALAERQAAEQDRAVDTSHVHTHLLAGARTAIDAAAAVAADAGYDPLVLASGMRGEARECALAHVAIAEECRSAGDPADPPTALLSGGECTVTVRGDGRGGPNQEFALAAALELPEGVTLASVDTDGRDGGTDVAGALVDAATVEEAEPARDALADNDAFPYLEARDALLDLESTTNVNDLRVLLVE is encoded by the coding sequence ATGTCCGACCCACACACCGTCGCCCGGGACTGCATCGAAGCCGGCATCGCCGCCGCCGACCCCGAACGGGCCGTCCGCCAGCAGGTCGCCCTGGACGGCGAGACGCTCCGCGTCGGCGAGGCGACGTTCGACCTCTCCGACTACGACCGCGTCGTCGTCGCCGGCGGCGGGAAGGCCGCCGCCGCGGTGGCACGCGGCCTCGAAGCCGTCCTCGGGGACCGCATCGACGAGGGACTGATCGTCACCGACGGCGACACCGGGGCCGAGCGCGTCGAGGTCGCGCTCGGCGACCACCCCGTCCCGAGCGACCGGGGCGTCGAGGCGACCGAGCGCGTCATCGACCTCGTCGAGACCGCGGACGAGCGGACGCTCGTGCTCGCGCCCGTCACCGGCGGCGCGAGCGCCCTGCTGGTCGCGCCGACCGTCCCCCTCGCCGACATGCAGACGACGACGCGCGCGCTGGTCGAGAGCGGCGCGCCTATCGACGCCATCAACGCCGTCCGGAAACGCCTCTCGCGGGTGAAAGGCGGCGGCCTCGCCGAGCGCGCCGCGCCCGCGTCGGTCGTCGCCCTGCTGGTGAGCGACGTCGTCGGCGACGACCCCGCGGTCATCGCCAGCGGACCGTTCTGCCCGGACCTCCCGGACCTCGACGCCGGGACCGTCCTCGAACGCTACGGCATCGAGGTCCCCGAGAACGTCCGCGAGGCGCTCGCCGAGCGGCAAGCAGCGGAACAGGACCGGGCGGTCGACACCTCGCACGTCCACACCCACCTGCTCGCCGGCGCCCGGACCGCCATCGACGCGGCCGCGGCGGTGGCCGCCGACGCGGGCTACGACCCGCTCGTCCTCGCCTCGGGGATGCGCGGTGAGGCCCGCGAGTGCGCGCTCGCACACGTCGCCATCGCCGAGGAGTGCCGCTCGGCTGGCGACCCCGCCGACCCGCCGACAGCGCTCCTCTCCGGCGGGGAGTGCACCGTCACCGTCCGCGGCGACGGCCGGGGCGGCCCGAACCAGGAGTTCGCGCTCGCGGCGGCGCTCGAACTCCCCGAGGGCGTGACGCTCGCCAGCGTGGACACCGACGGGCGCGACGGCGGCACGGACGTCGCGGGTGCCCTCGTGGACGCCGCGACCGTCGAGGAGGCCGAACCCGCCCGCGACGCGCTCGCGGACAACGACGCCTTCCCCTACCTCGAGGCGCGCGACGCGCTGCTCGACCTGGAGAGCACGACGAACGTCAACGACCTGCGGGTGCTGCTGGTCGAGTGA
- a CDS encoding SDR family oxidoreductase, which produces MAKTVLITGSSSGIGRETARAFHDDDWTVYATARDPATVADLAERGCETAALDVTDEEQVRATVDAVIEEQGRLDCVVNNAGYGQFGPVEDVPTTALHRQFDVNVYGPHRVVRAALPHMREREEGRIVNVSSVAGRVVTPGMGAYAASKFALEALTDALRNEIAPYDVEAVLVEPGPVETSFAERANGELAGVERSGAYESVYRLYDDSEVFGGQSPVAIAPEQVARTVLEAAVTPDPRARYPVGGFAELSLKARYLPDGARDTAFGLLNRLV; this is translated from the coding sequence ATGGCAAAGACCGTTCTCATCACGGGCAGTTCGTCCGGCATCGGGCGGGAGACCGCACGCGCCTTCCACGACGACGACTGGACCGTCTACGCGACCGCCCGCGACCCGGCGACCGTCGCCGACCTCGCGGAGCGAGGCTGTGAGACCGCCGCCCTCGACGTCACGGACGAGGAGCAGGTACGTGCGACCGTCGACGCCGTCATCGAGGAACAGGGCCGCCTCGACTGCGTCGTCAACAACGCCGGCTACGGGCAGTTCGGCCCCGTCGAGGACGTCCCCACGACGGCGCTCCACCGCCAGTTCGACGTGAACGTCTACGGCCCCCACCGGGTCGTCCGCGCCGCCCTGCCGCACATGCGCGAGCGCGAGGAGGGCCGCATCGTCAACGTCTCCAGCGTCGCCGGGCGCGTCGTCACCCCCGGGATGGGCGCCTACGCCGCCTCGAAGTTCGCCCTCGAGGCACTCACCGACGCCCTCCGCAACGAAATCGCCCCCTACGACGTCGAGGCGGTGCTGGTCGAACCCGGCCCCGTCGAGACGTCGTTCGCCGAGCGGGCCAACGGCGAACTCGCCGGTGTCGAACGCTCGGGCGCCTACGAGTCGGTCTACCGCCTCTACGACGACAGCGAGGTCTTCGGCGGGCAGAGCCCCGTCGCCATCGCGCCCGAACAGGTCGCGCGCACCGTCCTCGAGGCCGCCGTGACGCCCGACCCGCGGGCGCGCTACCCGGTCGGCGGCTTCGCCGAACTGAGCCTGAAGGCGCGCTACCTCCCCGACGGCGCGCGCGACACCGCCTTCGGCCTCCTCAACCGCCTGGTCTGA
- a CDS encoding endonuclease V: MEVARPAFRPDASVTREEMEALQRDIAASARFEDDFDFDARRVGRPEGPLVAGVDQAFLDDRAVSVVVVLRGEEVVERAHSVSPLDFPYIPGLLSFREGGPVLDAFEALSTAPDLALFDGSGRIHFRQAGLATHMGVALDLPAVGVAKSLLCGRPVAPTDELAAGERVAVEANGRVDAPDGTVIGHAVQTRQFEASHRINPVYVSPGHRMCAETAADVVLACRGGYKLPEPTRLADAYADEVKRRVDA, from the coding sequence ATGGAGGTCGCCCGCCCCGCGTTCCGTCCCGACGCCTCGGTCACCCGCGAGGAGATGGAGGCGCTCCAGCGCGACATCGCCGCGAGCGCCCGCTTCGAGGACGATTTCGACTTCGACGCCCGCCGGGTCGGCCGCCCGGAGGGCCCGCTCGTCGCCGGCGTCGACCAGGCGTTCCTCGACGACCGCGCCGTGAGCGTCGTCGTCGTCCTCCGCGGCGAGGAGGTGGTCGAGCGCGCCCACAGCGTCTCGCCGCTCGACTTCCCCTACATCCCGGGGCTCCTCTCCTTCCGCGAGGGCGGCCCCGTCCTCGACGCCTTCGAGGCGCTCTCGACCGCGCCCGACCTCGCGCTGTTCGACGGGAGCGGCCGCATCCACTTCCGGCAGGCGGGGCTGGCGACGCACATGGGCGTCGCGCTCGACCTCCCCGCGGTGGGCGTCGCGAAGAGCCTGCTCTGCGGGCGACCCGTCGCCCCCACCGACGAACTCGCCGCGGGCGAGCGCGTCGCCGTCGAGGCGAACGGCCGGGTCGACGCGCCCGACGGGACGGTCATCGGTCACGCCGTCCAGACGCGCCAGTTCGAGGCCTCCCACCGCATCAACCCGGTGTACGTCTCGCCCGGCCACCGCATGTGCGCCGAGACGGCCGCCGACGTCGTCCTCGCCTGTCGCGGGGGGTACAAACTCCCCGAACCGACGCGGCTGGCGGACGCCTACGCGGACGAGGTGAAGCGCCGCGTCGACGCCTGA
- a CDS encoding rhomboid family intramembrane serine protease → MATCDVCGKPENLPYRCRHCGGTFCGDHRLPEAHDCPGLQNWGDPSGVFDSGFDDSVNEEQSRVAKARERVTSTGGPLSYFRGNVSYLFLGVIILTFVAEQLVLAFSGVQLFTTLFVLSSENVEYVWTWVTAVFSHSPRGFFHIFGNAIVLFFFGPLVERYVGSRAFTALFLVSGVAAGLAQVTLGLLMGEPTAVLGASGAIMAILGVLTVLNPDLKVYLYFFIPIPIWVLTFGYAGLSLFGVFSTFNVMGNVAHFAHLIGLVIGLAYGEYARRQGVRATGQFQLGGGNMGGPGRGRGPF, encoded by the coding sequence ATGGCCACGTGTGACGTGTGTGGGAAACCGGAGAACCTGCCGTACCGTTGTCGGCACTGCGGCGGCACCTTCTGCGGCGACCATCGGCTCCCCGAAGCCCACGACTGCCCCGGCCTCCAGAACTGGGGCGACCCGAGCGGCGTCTTCGACAGCGGCTTCGACGACAGCGTGAACGAGGAGCAGAGCCGGGTCGCCAAGGCCCGCGAGCGGGTGACGAGCACCGGCGGCCCCCTCTCGTACTTCCGCGGGAACGTCTCGTACCTCTTCCTCGGCGTCATCATCCTGACGTTCGTCGCCGAGCAACTGGTGCTGGCGTTCAGCGGCGTACAACTGTTCACCACGCTGTTCGTCCTCTCCTCCGAGAACGTCGAGTACGTCTGGACGTGGGTGACGGCGGTGTTCTCGCACTCCCCGCGGGGCTTCTTCCACATCTTCGGGAACGCCATCGTGCTGTTCTTCTTCGGCCCGCTCGTCGAGCGCTACGTCGGGTCGCGAGCGTTCACGGCGCTGTTCCTCGTCAGCGGCGTCGCCGCCGGCCTCGCGCAGGTCACGCTCGGCCTCCTGATGGGCGAACCGACGGCCGTCCTCGGCGCGAGCGGCGCCATCATGGCCATCCTCGGCGTCCTCACCGTGCTGAACCCGGACCTGAAGGTGTACCTCTACTTCTTCATCCCCATCCCCATCTGGGTGCTCACCTTCGGCTACGCCGGCCTCTCGCTGTTCGGCGTCTTCTCGACGTTCAACGTGATGGGTAACGTCGCCCACTTCGCCCACCTCATCGGCCTCGTCATCGGTCTGGCCTACGGCGAGTACGCCCGCCGACAGGGCGTCCGCGCGACCGGCCAGTTCCAGCTCGGCGGGGGCAACATGGGCGGCCCCGGCCGCGGGCGCGGCCCCTTCTGA
- a CDS encoding diacylglycerol/lipid kinase family protein has protein sequence MNPTDAESPTPALDWSRVRVVVNPTSGGGGHVEPVRAAAAERDYEVVVTDSAADTRRAVRAAVADGVGVVVPCGGDGTVNTVVRELDAIGALDAVTLGVLPAGTANFFAENLGIESIGSGFEVVDAGRRRRIDVGVADGTPFVMSCIAGFPAEVSGAADAELKGRFGTLAFLVSAARSADAYEPQPVALSMETPDGDATWTGDALCLLVGNSRRFTGAGGQGDVEDGLLEVVVAESLAPFEVVREAAVHRLLDRDTEGVTRFDASVADVSFLDGSVAVSLDGELSERESLSLSVRHRTLSVLVGPDYDPQPPL, from the coding sequence GTGAACCCGACGGACGCAGAGTCACCGACACCAGCACTCGACTGGAGCCGCGTCCGCGTCGTCGTGAACCCGACGAGCGGCGGTGGTGGTCACGTCGAACCAGTCAGGGCGGCCGCAGCGGAACGCGACTACGAGGTGGTCGTGACGGACTCGGCGGCCGACACCCGCCGGGCAGTCCGGGCCGCCGTCGCCGACGGCGTCGGTGTGGTCGTCCCCTGCGGCGGCGACGGCACCGTCAACACCGTCGTCCGCGAACTCGACGCCATCGGCGCGCTGGACGCCGTCACGCTCGGTGTCCTCCCGGCGGGGACGGCCAACTTCTTCGCGGAGAACCTCGGCATCGAGTCGATAGGGTCGGGGTTCGAGGTCGTCGACGCCGGCCGCCGCCGCCGCATCGACGTCGGCGTCGCCGACGGCACCCCGTTCGTGATGTCCTGCATCGCGGGGTTCCCCGCCGAGGTCAGCGGGGCGGCCGACGCCGAACTGAAGGGCCGCTTCGGCACGCTCGCCTTCCTCGTCAGCGCCGCCCGGAGCGCCGACGCCTACGAACCCCAGCCCGTCGCGCTCTCGATGGAGACGCCCGACGGCGACGCGACGTGGACGGGCGACGCGCTCTGCCTGCTCGTCGGCAACAGCCGTCGCTTCACCGGCGCGGGCGGGCAGGGCGACGTCGAGGACGGCCTGCTGGAGGTGGTGGTCGCCGAGTCGCTGGCGCCCTTCGAGGTGGTCCGCGAGGCGGCGGTCCACCGCCTGCTCGACCGCGACACCGAGGGGGTCACGCGCTTCGACGCGTCGGTCGCCGACGTCTCCTTCCTCGACGGGTCGGTCGCGGTGAGCCTCGACGGCGAACTCTCCGAGCGCGAGTCGCTGTCGCTGTCGGTGCGTCACCGGACGCTCTCCGTGCTCGTCGGACCGGACTACGACCCGCAGCCGCCCCTCTGA